DNA sequence from the Asticcacaulis sp. AND118 genome:
AGGGTAAAGGAGTCGTCAAGACTCGTCGCTTCGTCGGGACTTTGTGAGAGAAAGTGTTCGATGCTCGGATTGAGCTGAATCGCCCGGTCGACAAGGGGATCGGCCCCTGTGCGATAGGCCCCGATGCGGATCAGTTCTTCCATATTGCTATAGGCCGACATGACCGCGCGGGCGTTGCGCACGACCTCGCGTTCGGGGACGGTCTGACACCCCGGCATGGTCCGGCTGATGCTTTTCAGCACGTCGATGGCCGGGAAACGCCCGCGTTCGGCGATGTTGCGGCTCATGACGATGTGCCCGTCCAGAATACCGCGCACGGCGTCGGCGATCGGTTCGTTGTGATCGTCGCCATCGACCAGCACGGTGAACAGGCCGGTGATGGGGCCGGTCTGCGTGCCGTCGGGCAGCAGGGGGCCGGGGCCGGCGCGCTCCAGCAGCTTGGGCAACTCGGCGAAACAGGTGGGGGTATAGCCCTTGGTCGTCGGCGGTTCGCCGGTGGCCAGACCGATCTCGCGCTGGGCCATGGCGAAGCGGGTCACCGAGTCCATCAGGCACAGGACTTCAAGCCCCTGATCGCGCAGATATTCCGACAGGGCCAGCGTCATATAGGCCGCCTGACGGCGTTTCAGCGCCGGTTCGTCCGAGGTGGCGACGACGACGATGGCGCGGGAAATGCCCGCTTCGCCAAGGGTTTCCTCAACAAATTCGCGCACTTCGCGGCCGCGTTCACCGATCAGGCCGACCACGACGGCGTCACAGGTGGCTTCGCGCGCCAGCATGGACAGCAGCACCGACTTGCCCACGCCGGAACCGGCAAACACCCCCAGACGCTGCCCGCGGCAGCAGGTGGTGAAGACGTTCATCGCGCGCACGCCCAAGTCTAACCGCTCACCCACGCGGGCGCGCGAATGGGCCGGCGGTGGTGCGGCCTTGAGCGGATAACCGACCCCGCCCTTGGGTAACGGCCCCAGTCCATCGATGGGATCGCCGAACGAGTCGATGATGCGCCCCAGCCAGGCGGTCGAGGGATAGACCTTGGCCCCTTCGTTGGAGATGCGGATTTCGGCGCCGGGCGCCACGCCTTCGACAGGACCGAAGGGCATCATCAAAGCTCTGTCTTCACGGAAGCCGACGACCTCGACGGGGAGGGGGGCTTCGTGGCGGCGCATGATCTCGCAGCGCGAGCCGACCTCCATAAAGGACATGCCGCCCTTGGCCTCGATGAGCAGTCCATTCACCACGGCCACGCGGCCATAGACCTGCATGGGATCGATATTGCGGGCGGTGTGGAGAAGGTCCTGCATGGCGGGGAGTATGGTGAATGACGGCTTAAGAAAGGTTAACGATGGGGGCCTGTTATTGTCGTCTTGTGTTTTGCTCGCTTCCTTTTAAGTTGTGAAATCAAAAGGGGGAAATCGATATGGGCATGGTTCTTGTTTTAAAGCGGGCATCCGATCCGGATCAGGCACGCCTTCACGCGTGCCCGAAGGCCATTCATCGATTTGTCAGCTACGGCGAAGACGAAGAGGACTTTGATGAAGAGAGCACAGGCGGTTGGCTGACGCGTTTATTGCGACCGTTCCAAAAGCCCGGCCCCAAGGTCAGTGATGTGGTTTTCGATTCCTATGCTTTCGACGATGAGTTCGATGCCGACAAGGCATGGCACGGCCTCTATTTTCTCTTGACCGGAACGGCAGATGAAGGCGCAGCGCCGGTACGTTATCTGCTTAATGCGCCGTCTATCGGCAAAGAAGATGTGGGTTATGGCCCGGCCATGGCGATTGTGGCCTCCCGAACGGCTGAACTGAGCGCGCATTTGAACGCGCTGGATCGCGCGGCCGTGTTGGGGCGGTTCGATGCGAAGCGTATGATCGCGCTCGATATCTATCCGAATATTTGGGACGACGATGAAGGCGAACTGAAAGCATATCTGGGCGATGCCTTTGATGCGTTAAAAGCCTACTGCCAGAAATGCGCCGACCATGGTCTGGGCATGGTCAGCTATATTACGTAATGCGCGCCTATTATACCGCCGATCGGGCGAAATTCTTCAGCGACTCCGACGATCAGATTCTCGGTGAGCTGGCGCGGGCCAATACCTTCGCGCTCGATCTCGAACAGAAGGGCGCGTGGCTCCAGCAGATACGCATCCTGCGCAACGCCCTGACAGCCATCGACGCCTTCACCCTCTATTTCGAGTTCACCATACCCCGCATGGGCAAGCGCGCGGATGCGGTGTTGGTCATCGGCGACTGTATCTTCATCATCGAGTTCAAGGTGGGCAGCGAGACCTTCGACCGCGCGGCCATCGAGCAGGTCGAGGACTATGCGCTCGATCTGAAGAACTTCCACGCGGGTAGTCACCACCTGTCGATCGTGCCGATATTGGTGGCGACGCGGGCAAAGGCGTCGCCGATGTCTCAGCCGGAACTGGCGCTCGATCAGGTCTCGAAGCCGCTATTGTCCAGCGTCATCGATCTGGGCGACATCATAGGGCACGCGGCGGCTCAGCATCGTCACCGGCAACTGGACGTAGGGACGTGGGCCTCAAGTGGCTATCGCCCGACCCCGACCATTATCGAGGCCGCGCGGGCGCTGTATGCCAGGCACGATGTCCGCGATATTGCGCGTTCCGATGCGGACGCCATCAATCTCAGCCGCACGCAGGATTTTATCTCCGCGGTGATTGAGGACGCCAAGTTGCACCACCGCAAAACGGTCTGTTTTGTGACCGGCGTACCGGGGGCGGGTAAGACCTTGGCAGGCCTCAATATCGCCACCCAGCGCAGCGAATCTCATGCCGACGAACACGCGACGTTTCTGTCGGGGAACGGGCCGTTGGTTGATGTGTTGCGTGAGGCGCTGGCGCGCGATCAGAGTGCGCGGACGGGACGGTCCAAATCCCATGTGGCCCGCGATGTGCGTGCCTTCATCCAGAACATCCATCATTTCCGCGACGACTATGCGGGCAGCCCCACCATACCCAGCGAGCATGTGGTGGTCTTCGACGAGGCTCAGCGCGCCTGGACGAAGGCGCAGGCGTCGAAGTTCATGCAGGCCAAGCGCGGCATCGCCGATTTCGACATGTCCGAGCCGGAGTTTCTGCTCAGTGTCATGGACCGGCATCCCGACTGGTGCACGGTGGTGTGCCTGATCGGCGGCGGTCAGGAGATCAATACGGGCGAAGCCGGGTTGTCCGAATGGATGGCCGCGATCCGCGCACGTTTCCCGCACTGGCAGGTCCATGCCTCGGCGCAGATTGTGCAGCCGGACTACGATCTGAACCGCGACGCGCAGGCCTTTATCCGGCAGGAGCAGGTGACGCTGAGCGACGACCTGCATCTGGGCGTTTCGATGCGCTCTTTCCGCGCCGAAACCCTGTCGGACTTCGTTTCGCATCTGCTGAACGGCGATGCAGAGGCGGCCCGCGCGGCCTATGCGCGTTTGACGGCATACCCCATCGCCATCACCCGCGACCTCGATACGGCGCGGCACTGGCTTAGGGAAAAGGCGCGCGGCACCGAGCGTTACGGTCTGGTCGCCTCGTCCGGCGCGCATCGGCTGAAGCCTGAAGGGTTGCACGTGAAGGCCGGGATCGATCCGGCCAACTGGTTCCTCAACGACCGCGACGATGTGCGTTCGTCTTGGTATCTGGAGGACGTGGCGACCGAGTTCGATGTGCAGGGATTGGAACTGGACTGGGTCGGCGTTTGCTGGGATGCCGATTATCGCTACGTCGATGGCTGGCAGCACCGCAAGTTCGCCGGCACGAAATGGCGCAATGTGAACGATGACTTTTCGCAACTCTATCTGAAGAACGCTTATCGCGTCATCCTGACCCGCGCGCGGCAGGGCATGGTCATTTTCGTTCCGCCCGGCGATGCCGACGATCCGACCCGGCCGCCGGAATTTTATGACGGCATCTGGCGGTTCCTCAAGGACTGCGGCTTATCTGAACCCTCGCCCGGTTGACAGCGTAATGATTCCGTTTTTTATACTGTATGCAGTATATCAAAAAAGGCAATCCCTGTTCAAACTGACATCCTGTCTCGCGCTGGCGTTTCGGCCAGATGGAGATGAACAACCCGAACACGGCGCTGGATCTGGGGAATGCGATGCGCACCAATCCCAATCTCAAGGTGTTGTCGATGTACGGCTATTACGACGCCGCGACGCCGTTCTTCTCGACGGAGTACGACCTGCACCATATCGGGCTGGAGCCGGCGCAGATAAAGAACATCTCGCACACCTATTATCCGGCGGGGCACATGTTCTATGTCGATGAAGGCTCGCACGCCAAGATGAAGGTCGATCTGGATGTGTTTTATGAGAGTGCGAAGTAACGCCTATTATACCTCCCCAGTTTACTGGGGAGGGGGACCGCGCCCATAGGGCGGGGTGGTGGGGTGTCTTTTCTGAAGGTCCGCAAGCTATGTTGCTGGATGGATTGCAAGAACCCCCACCACCACATCTCACCTGCTTTCAGCAGGCTCGTGCGGTCCCCCTCCCCGGCATAGCCAGGGAGGTATAAGACAGCGATTGAAAAGCCCGGCTCCGCTCACTACAGATCACCATCGGGCTTTTTTGCGCAAATGAGGAGCGTGCCGTGACGGTTTGGGATGTGTCGGCTGGCGAGAACACCGTTTGCACCACCGTCATTCAGGCGGCCATCGACGCCGCGGCGGTCAGCGGCGGCACGGTGCGTTTCCCCGCCGGGCGCTACCTCAGCTTCTCGCTCAATCTCAAATCCGGCGTCACCCTGCATCTGGAAAAGGGCGCGGTTCTGGTCGCCGCCGATCCGGCAAAACACGGCGGGCAGTACGACCTGCCCGAAGACAATCCGTCCGACCTCTATCAGGACTTCGGCCATTCGCACTGGCGCAACAGCCTGATCTGGGCCGAGGACGCCGCGCACATTGCCATCACCGGTGAGGGGATGATCGACGGCGAGGGCCTGACGCGCGAAGGGCCGGGCTCGCAATGGAAGACGCAGGCCGGTGAGTTCCCGCTGTCCATGCGCGGCCTGCCGGCCGAGGTCATGGCCGAACTGGCCCCCGAAGTATCGGCCATGCAGGGGCTGGGCAACAAGGCCATCGCGCTGAAGAACTGCCGCCAGGTGACGCTGAAGGATTTCACGATCAGGAATGGCGGGCATTTCGCGCTTCTGGCCACCGGCGTCGACGACATGACGATCAAAGGGCTGACCGTCGACACCAATCGTGACGGGCTGGATATCGATGCCTGCCGCCGCGTGACCATCCGTAATTGCCGCGTCAATACGCCGAATGACGACGCCATCGTGCTCAAATCGAGCTTCGCTCTGGGCGAGGCGCGGGCTTGTGAGGACATCAGCGTCGAAGGCTGCACTGTGTCGGGGTATGATCTTGGCACCCTGCTCGACGGTACCTTCGGCCGCACGCAGGAACGTTCGCCCGATCAGGACCGCGTGACCGGCCGCATCAAGATCGGCACGGAGTCGAATGGCGGCTTCAAACGCATCCGCATTCGCGACTGCCGGTTCGAGCGCTCGCGCGGGCTGGCGCTGGAGACGGTCGACGGCGGCTGGATCGAGGACGTGCTGTGCGAGAACCTGACGCTCACCGAGATTACGACGGCGCCGATCTTCCTGCGCGTCGGCGCGCGGCTGCGCGGGCCGGAAGGGACAGTCGTTGGCGGCATCCGCAACGTGACCATCCGCAACCTGACGGCCACCGATATCCTGCCCGACTACTGCGCGCTGATCATGGGGCTGCCCGAAAGCCCCATCCATAATGTGACGCTGGAAAACGTCTCGCTGACCTATCGCGGCGGGATGTCGCCAGAGGATGTCGCGCCGTTTGTCGATGACCTGCCGACCGCCTATCCGGAGCCGTCCATGTTCGGTATCACGCCGGCCTGGGGCCTGTGGGCGCGCCATGTGCAGGGGCTGAGGATCGAAGGCCTGACTCTGAAAACCGAGGCCGCCGATACGCGCGATGAGCGCCTTTTCTTCGCCGTCGGGTAATCTTTATTAAAAAAAGTTGGACACCGGGTTTTCCCTTATCGAAAGACTATCGTGTTTGTTTTTCCCTTGTGGGTTGACACGGTCGGCAAATCACGCTGTTGCGCCCGTTGAGCTATCGCGCCATGTTCCGGTCACGTGAGCGCCCGAAAACCGGCTGTTTTTTCGGAGAAATTTGCCGATACACTGACTCGGACAGGGTTCCTGTGAACCGTCCACAGGTGTGTGCGAAATATGACTCACCCTTAAAAAAGGCTTAAAAAAAGACTGGGGAAAAGCGCAGAGCTTGACTCGCGACTCTTGTCAGCGATTCGCAAATCAGCGTACCCCTTTTTGAGAATTGGTTAGGCTTAACTAATCTTAAGGGATTTGCGGTCTAGCCTCAAATCCTCACCACGGAAGGCGTCCGCGTCTTCGTTTTTTGTGTTTGCCATAGCCGGGAGGGGCTACATGCGCGTACTGCTGATTGAAGACGACAGCGCGACCGCTCAGAGCATCGAACTGATGCTGAAGTCGGAAGGGTTCAACGTCTACACGACCGATCTCGGTGAAGAAGGCGTCGATCTGGGTAAGATCTACGACTACGACCTGATCCTGCTCGACCTGTCTCTGCCCGACATGTCCGGCCTGGAAGTGCTGCGCCAGTTGCGCGTCGGCAAGGTCAACACGCCGGTCATGATCCTGTCGGGCACCTCGGAAATCGAAACCAAGGTCAAGACGCTCGGCGGCGGTGCCGACGACTATATGACCAAGCCCTTCCACAAGGACGAGCTGATCGCCCGCATCCATGCGGTTGTGCGTCGCTCGAAGGGCCACGCCCAGTCGGTCATCAAGACCGGCGACATCATTGTCAATCTCGACGCCAAGACGGTCGAAGTCGCGGGCAACCGCGTGCACCTGACCGGCAAGGAGTACGAGATGCTGGAGCTGCTGTCCCTGCGCAAGGGCACGACGCTCACCAAGGAAATGTTCCTCAACCACCTGTACGGTGGTATGGACGAGCCGGAACTGAAGATCATCGACGTCTTCATCTGCAAGCTGCGAAAGAAGCTGGCCGTGGCCAACGACGGCAACTCCTACATCGAAACCGTTTGGGGCCGCGGCTACGTGCT
Encoded proteins:
- the fliI gene encoding flagellar protein export ATPase FliI; translation: MQDLLHTARNIDPMQVYGRVAVVNGLLIEAKGGMSFMEVGSRCEIMRRHEAPLPVEVVGFREDRALMMPFGPVEGVAPGAEIRISNEGAKVYPSTAWLGRIIDSFGDPIDGLGPLPKGGVGYPLKAAPPPAHSRARVGERLDLGVRAMNVFTTCCRGQRLGVFAGSGVGKSVLLSMLAREATCDAVVVGLIGERGREVREFVEETLGEAGISRAIVVVATSDEPALKRRQAAYMTLALSEYLRDQGLEVLCLMDSVTRFAMAQREIGLATGEPPTTKGYTPTCFAELPKLLERAGPGPLLPDGTQTGPITGLFTVLVDGDDHNEPIADAVRGILDGHIVMSRNIAERGRFPAIDVLKSISRTMPGCQTVPEREVVRNARAVMSAYSNMEELIRIGAYRTGADPLVDRAIQLNPSIEHFLSQSPDEATSLDDSFTLLAQILSSE
- a CDS encoding YfbM family protein; this translates as MGMVLVLKRASDPDQARLHACPKAIHRFVSYGEDEEDFDEESTGGWLTRLLRPFQKPGPKVSDVVFDSYAFDDEFDADKAWHGLYFLLTGTADEGAAPVRYLLNAPSIGKEDVGYGPAMAIVASRTAELSAHLNALDRAAVLGRFDAKRMIALDIYPNIWDDDEGELKAYLGDAFDALKAYCQKCADHGLGMVSYIT
- a CDS encoding DUF2075 domain-containing protein — translated: MRAYYTADRAKFFSDSDDQILGELARANTFALDLEQKGAWLQQIRILRNALTAIDAFTLYFEFTIPRMGKRADAVLVIGDCIFIIEFKVGSETFDRAAIEQVEDYALDLKNFHAGSHHLSIVPILVATRAKASPMSQPELALDQVSKPLLSSVIDLGDIIGHAAAQHRHRQLDVGTWASSGYRPTPTIIEAARALYARHDVRDIARSDADAINLSRTQDFISAVIEDAKLHHRKTVCFVTGVPGAGKTLAGLNIATQRSESHADEHATFLSGNGPLVDVLREALARDQSARTGRSKSHVARDVRAFIQNIHHFRDDYAGSPTIPSEHVVVFDEAQRAWTKAQASKFMQAKRGIADFDMSEPEFLLSVMDRHPDWCTVVCLIGGGQEINTGEAGLSEWMAAIRARFPHWQVHASAQIVQPDYDLNRDAQAFIRQEQVTLSDDLHLGVSMRSFRAETLSDFVSHLLNGDAEAARAAYARLTAYPIAITRDLDTARHWLREKARGTERYGLVASSGAHRLKPEGLHVKAGIDPANWFLNDRDDVRSSWYLEDVATEFDVQGLELDWVGVCWDADYRYVDGWQHRKFAGTKWRNVNDDFSQLYLKNAYRVILTRARQGMVIFVPPGDADDPTRPPEFYDGIWRFLKDCGLSEPSPG
- a CDS encoding glycoside hydrolase family 28 protein; its protein translation is MTVWDVSAGENTVCTTVIQAAIDAAAVSGGTVRFPAGRYLSFSLNLKSGVTLHLEKGAVLVAADPAKHGGQYDLPEDNPSDLYQDFGHSHWRNSLIWAEDAAHIAITGEGMIDGEGLTREGPGSQWKTQAGEFPLSMRGLPAEVMAELAPEVSAMQGLGNKAIALKNCRQVTLKDFTIRNGGHFALLATGVDDMTIKGLTVDTNRDGLDIDACRRVTIRNCRVNTPNDDAIVLKSSFALGEARACEDISVEGCTVSGYDLGTLLDGTFGRTQERSPDQDRVTGRIKIGTESNGGFKRIRIRDCRFERSRGLALETVDGGWIEDVLCENLTLTEITTAPIFLRVGARLRGPEGTVVGGIRNVTIRNLTATDILPDYCALIMGLPESPIHNVTLENVSLTYRGGMSPEDVAPFVDDLPTAYPEPSMFGITPAWGLWARHVQGLRIEGLTLKTEAADTRDERLFFAVG
- the ctrA gene encoding response regulator transcription factor CtrA — its product is MRVLLIEDDSATAQSIELMLKSEGFNVYTTDLGEEGVDLGKIYDYDLILLDLSLPDMSGLEVLRQLRVGKVNTPVMILSGTSEIETKVKTLGGGADDYMTKPFHKDELIARIHAVVRRSKGHAQSVIKTGDIIVNLDAKTVEVAGNRVHLTGKEYEMLELLSLRKGTTLTKEMFLNHLYGGMDEPELKIIDVFICKLRKKLAVANDGNSYIETVWGRGYVLRDPQEQGGIVAA